The following are from one region of the Takifugu rubripes chromosome 12, fTakRub1.2, whole genome shotgun sequence genome:
- the LOC101075087 gene encoding phosphatidylinositol 4-phosphate 5-kinase type-1 alpha-like isoform X1 — protein MATAPEEPPGLQGPSGYTPGTRKNATEGPSTSLSQNAKKTIGHRGIDPTGETTYKKTTSSALKGAIQLGITHTVGSLSQKPERDVLLQDFEVVESIFFPSAGSYLTPAHHYGDFRFKTYAPMAFRYFREMFGIRPDDYMYSLCNEGLIELSNSGASGSLFYLSSDDEFIIKTVQHKEAEFLQKLLPGYFMNLNQNKRTLLPKFYGLYCVQAAGKNIRIVVMNNLLPSSVRMHRKFDLKGSTYKRRVSAKEKAKAVPTYKDLDFMQDIPEGLLLELNKYNAVCKTIHRDCLLLQSFKIMDYSLLVGIHNLDQACREQANRESAVAGAADQRRPQGQKSLYSTAIEAIEAEAGAGSTDTEDKTGGIPAQNSKGERLLVYIGIIDILQSYRLVKKLEHSWKALVHDGDTVSVHRPGFYADRFEKFMCNVVFKKVPPVKTSPYKKRRAVTQGPVKKTAGSGPSLSTQTSTNSQQHVLQHQISSETKEDSEGDNAAQSGRPDLLPKTSQMIKAVEKTTVTAIVSYSGKPEDTDRPQFGSLEEGAGAEE, from the exons ATGGCCACAGCACCAGAGGAACCCCCAGGGCTTCAGGGCCCCTCAGGCT ATACCCCCGGAACTCGAAAAAATGCTACCGAG GGTCCAAGCACCAGCCTTTCCCAGAATGCCAAAAAGACCATTGGCCACCGTGGAATTGATCCCACTGGGGAGACAACATATAAAAAG ACAACGTCATCGGCTCTGAAAGGTGCCATCCAGCTGGGCATCACACACACCGTGGGCAGCTTAAGCCAGAAGCCGGAAAGAGACGTGCTCCTGCAGGACTTTGAAGTTGTAGAAAGTATCTTTTTTCCCAG TGCGGGCAGTTATCTGACGCCCGCCCACCACTATGGAGACTTCCGATTTAAGACCTATGCCCCGATGGCCTTCCGCTACTTCAGGGAGATGTTTGGCATCCGGCCTGATGATTACATG TATTCCCTGTGCAACGAGGGGCTGATTGAGCTGTCCAACTCGGGGGCCAGTGGATCCCTTTTCTATCTCTCCAGTGATGATGAGTTCATTATCAAAACGGTCCAACACAAAGAAGCCGAATTTCTTCAGAAACTCCTTCCAGGATATTTTATG AACCTGAACCAGAACAAACGTACCTTATTACCAAAGTTTTACGGATTATATTGTGTTCAAGCTGCGGGCAAGAACATCCGCATTGTCGTCATGAACAATTTGCTTCCGAGCTCGGTGCGAATGCATCGCAAGTTCGACCTGAAGGGCTCCACATACAAGCGACGCGTCTCAGCGAAGGAGAAAGCCAAGGCTGTTCCCACGTACAAGGACCTGGACTTCATGCAAGACATCCCAGAAGGGCTGCTGTTAGAACTGAATAAGTACAACGCTGTTTGTAAGACCATCCACAGAGACTGTCTG CTGTTGCAGAGCTTTAAGATTATGGATTACAGTCTTCTAGTGGGAATCCACAATCTGGATCAGGCCTGTCGAGAGCAGGCCAACAGAGAGTCAGCGGTGGCCGGGGCCGCGGACCAAAGGAGGCCACAGGGCCAAAAGTCCCTGTACAGCACGGCTATAGAAGCTATTGAAGCTGAGGCAGGCGCAGGTTCGACGGATACAGAGGATAA AACTGGTGGTATTCCAGCACAAAACTCAAAGGGCGAGAGGCTGCTGGTTTATATCGGCATCATCGACATCCTGCAGTCTTATAG ATTAGTAAAGAAACTCGAACACTCGTGGAAAGCACTGGTTCATGACGGG GACACTGTATCTGTGCACAGGCCAGGTTTCTACGCAGACCGATTTGAGAAGTTCATGTGCAATGTTGTGTTCAAGAAGGTCCCAC CAGTGAAGACCTCTCCGTATAAGAAGCGCCGTGCTGTGACTCAAGGTCCTGTGAAAAAAACGGCGGGCTCAGGACCTTCTCTGTCCACACAAACCAGCACCAACAGCCAGCAACATGTACTCCAACATCAAATCAGCTCTGAGACCAAAGAAGACTCAGAAGGAGACAACG CCGCACAGTCAGGACGTCCCGATCTCCTCCCAAAAACCTCTCAGATGATCAAGGCTGTCGAGAAAACTACTGTAACCGCCATCGTTTCCTACTCTGGAAAACCTGAAGATACTGACAG ACCTCAGTTTGGGAGTCTGGAAGAAGGTGCCGGTGCTGAGGAATGA
- the LOC101075087 gene encoding phosphatidylinositol 4-phosphate 5-kinase type-1 alpha-like isoform X2 gives MATAPEEPPGLQGPSGYTPGTRKNATEGPSTSLSQNAKKTIGHRGIDPTGETTYKKTTSSALKGAIQLGITHTVGSLSQKPERDVLLQDFEVVESIFFPSAGSYLTPAHHYGDFRFKTYAPMAFRYFREMFGIRPDDYMYSLCNEGLIELSNSGASGSLFYLSSDDEFIIKTVQHKEAEFLQKLLPGYFMNLNQNKRTLLPKFYGLYCVQAAGKNIRIVVMNNLLPSSVRMHRKFDLKGSTYKRRVSAKEKAKAVPTYKDLDFMQDIPEGLLLELNKYNAVCKTIHRDCLLLQSFKIMDYSLLVGIHNLDQACREQANRESAVAGAADQRRPQGQKSLYSTAIEAIEAEAGAGSTDTEDKTGGIPAQNSKGERLLVYIGIIDILQSYRLVKKLEHSWKALVHDGDTVSVHRPGFYADRFEKFMCNVVFKKVPLKTSPYKKRRAVTQGPVKKTAGSGPSLSTQTSTNSQQHVLQHQISSETKEDSEGDNAAQSGRPDLLPKTSQMIKAVEKTTVTAIVSYSGKPEDTDRPQFGSLEEGAGAEE, from the exons ATGGCCACAGCACCAGAGGAACCCCCAGGGCTTCAGGGCCCCTCAGGCT ATACCCCCGGAACTCGAAAAAATGCTACCGAG GGTCCAAGCACCAGCCTTTCCCAGAATGCCAAAAAGACCATTGGCCACCGTGGAATTGATCCCACTGGGGAGACAACATATAAAAAG ACAACGTCATCGGCTCTGAAAGGTGCCATCCAGCTGGGCATCACACACACCGTGGGCAGCTTAAGCCAGAAGCCGGAAAGAGACGTGCTCCTGCAGGACTTTGAAGTTGTAGAAAGTATCTTTTTTCCCAG TGCGGGCAGTTATCTGACGCCCGCCCACCACTATGGAGACTTCCGATTTAAGACCTATGCCCCGATGGCCTTCCGCTACTTCAGGGAGATGTTTGGCATCCGGCCTGATGATTACATG TATTCCCTGTGCAACGAGGGGCTGATTGAGCTGTCCAACTCGGGGGCCAGTGGATCCCTTTTCTATCTCTCCAGTGATGATGAGTTCATTATCAAAACGGTCCAACACAAAGAAGCCGAATTTCTTCAGAAACTCCTTCCAGGATATTTTATG AACCTGAACCAGAACAAACGTACCTTATTACCAAAGTTTTACGGATTATATTGTGTTCAAGCTGCGGGCAAGAACATCCGCATTGTCGTCATGAACAATTTGCTTCCGAGCTCGGTGCGAATGCATCGCAAGTTCGACCTGAAGGGCTCCACATACAAGCGACGCGTCTCAGCGAAGGAGAAAGCCAAGGCTGTTCCCACGTACAAGGACCTGGACTTCATGCAAGACATCCCAGAAGGGCTGCTGTTAGAACTGAATAAGTACAACGCTGTTTGTAAGACCATCCACAGAGACTGTCTG CTGTTGCAGAGCTTTAAGATTATGGATTACAGTCTTCTAGTGGGAATCCACAATCTGGATCAGGCCTGTCGAGAGCAGGCCAACAGAGAGTCAGCGGTGGCCGGGGCCGCGGACCAAAGGAGGCCACAGGGCCAAAAGTCCCTGTACAGCACGGCTATAGAAGCTATTGAAGCTGAGGCAGGCGCAGGTTCGACGGATACAGAGGATAA AACTGGTGGTATTCCAGCACAAAACTCAAAGGGCGAGAGGCTGCTGGTTTATATCGGCATCATCGACATCCTGCAGTCTTATAG ATTAGTAAAGAAACTCGAACACTCGTGGAAAGCACTGGTTCATGACGGG GACACTGTATCTGTGCACAGGCCAGGTTTCTACGCAGACCGATTTGAGAAGTTCATGTGCAATGTTGTGTTCAAGAAGGTCCCAC TGAAGACCTCTCCGTATAAGAAGCGCCGTGCTGTGACTCAAGGTCCTGTGAAAAAAACGGCGGGCTCAGGACCTTCTCTGTCCACACAAACCAGCACCAACAGCCAGCAACATGTACTCCAACATCAAATCAGCTCTGAGACCAAAGAAGACTCAGAAGGAGACAACG CCGCACAGTCAGGACGTCCCGATCTCCTCCCAAAAACCTCTCAGATGATCAAGGCTGTCGAGAAAACTACTGTAACCGCCATCGTTTCCTACTCTGGAAAACCTGAAGATACTGACAG ACCTCAGTTTGGGAGTCTGGAAGAAGGTGCCGGTGCTGAGGAATGA
- the ecm1a gene encoding extracellular matrix protein 1 has product MILTGSLTGCWITALILTLPSTNMGEKAKANSLGEPIIPFPPALPTCENLSDICQSGDARPRYLTNFFPKSGASHFRRRGKAINRMESWLAQCCAGEAAEGNTQVLCCAQQAWKQALALFCMEEYATMTTAYHCCEQSGAARWLCFDGAPSKRSYSPTAGYTAPALPEEPGFTFDANTC; this is encoded by the exons ATGATTCTGACTGGAAGCCTCACGGGATGTTGGATAACTGCCCTGATCTTGACTCTCCCCAGCACCAACATGGGAG AAAAGGCCAAAGCAAACTCTCTCGGGGAACCCATCATTCCTTTCCCACCTGCACTGCCCACTTGTGAGAATCTCAGTGATATTTGCCAGAGCGGCGACGCTCGGCCCAGATACCTGACCAACTTCTTCCCAAAGTCTGGTGCCAGCCACTTCCGGCGCCGGGGGAAAGCCATCAATCGCATGGAGTCCTGGCTCGCTCAGTGCTGCGCTGGTGAGGCAGCAGAGGGGAATACCCAGGTCCTCTGCTGTGCCCAACAAGCT TGGAAACAAGCTCTGGCCCTGTTCTGCATGGAAGAATATGCCACCATGACGACTGCGTATCATTGCTGCGAACAGAGCGGAGCCGCACGCTGGCTGTGCTTCGACGGGGCGCCGTCTAAACGGAGCTACAGCCCAACTGCAGGCTACACTGCACCCGCGCTCCCAGAGGAGCCAGGCTTCACCTTTGATGCAAATACTTGCTAA